The nucleotide window CTTCTCATGTATATTTTTATATTGCACAGCTGTAGAGTACCTGAACCTCTCAACAAGCATTTCAAGACATACAATGAATTATTCAATGTGTACAATTATTGTCACTGATATTTTGTGCACATTACAAATacacttgaaacaaaaaaaactttaatGATAATTTTAAATCTGAGAAATGCCTAGGTGCTAATTTTGATAtcttttattttgtgtatttatcggAAATAtattgaaaaaaggaaaaaaagaaagatcACATTGATTGCAAACAGCAGAGCAGTCGCCAGGGGGCAGCAGAGGCGTAACTATTGTTTGCAACTCCGTCTTAAACAAGCGTCGAAGAAGAAAAGGAAGCCGAGAGCAACGTGAGAGCCATGCCGAAATCAAAGAGGGATAAAAAAGGTAGGAAAAACACTAAATAGATTTATGTCGTTGTTTTTGTAACTTGGGTTTGTCATGTAGCGTCGTATCAGTTATTATATCATCTGAATAACTTATCTAATTAAATATAAGCATTAAAAGAGGAATGTAGTTTCATAACCAGCTAACGAGCTAAAGCTAACATTCAGTCCCAGATCCATGATGAAGTGGAAATAATGTGGCTTCTTACTGCGCTTAGGATTCAGGTTTGGGGAACTTAGTGAAATAAACGCTTCTagtgtttactgtatgtttattgtcAGTCCTGAGAATGAAGTCCAGCTGGAGAAATTAATTCTATGAAAAATAAATCAGTTAAGCAGTAACTGAGGGCTTTCTGTCTGTGCCAACAGTCTCTCTGACCAAAACAGTCAAGAAGGGATTGGAAAGGAAGCAGCACCTGATTGAGGAGGTCagtatctttattttttttttaaattaattattattaataatctcatctcattatctgtagccgctttatcctgttctacagggtcgcaggcgagctggagcctatcccagctgactacgggcgaaaggcggggtacaccctggacaagtcgccaggtcatcacagggctgacacatagacacagacaaccattcacactcacattcacacctacgctcaatttagagtcaccagttaacctaacctgcatgtctttggactgtgggggaaaccggagcacccggaagaaacccacgcggacacggggagaacatgcaaactccgcacagaaaggccctcgccggccatggggctcgaacccggaccttcttactgtgaggcgacagcgctaaccactacaccaccgtgccgccctgaacgaGCTGCTGTTAcaaaaaattaatcaacatcttttTGACTAATCACACTCCAGAACTCAGCAGCAgtgtgagatgaatgaatgaattttaatCCGTGTCTCTGGATCTCCTGCTTCAGCTGCAGAAATGCGTCGACACGTACAGGTACGTGTTCATCTTCTCGGTGGAAAACATGAGGAACAGCAAACTGAAAGACGTCAGAACAGCGTGGAAACACAGCcggtgagcgagagagagcgggAGAGAGAAAACATACCTACAGCATACtactcaatctggcaaccctgtcagTGTTGTTCTGATCTTTTCTCTCATCATTAAAGGTTCTTTTTCGGCAAGAACAAGGTGATGATGGTTGCACTTGGGAAAGGACCGACAGATGAATACAAGGATAATTTGCACAAGGTACCTCATCATTTATTTTGGTAATTTAGCAGATTGGAATGGATTGCAGCAGATTTGAGTTTTGGATGGTTTGCGTCGTCTGTCGTAGGTGAGCAAGTTCCTCCGAGGGGAAGTGGGAGTCCTGTTTACCAACAAAACGAAAGAGGATGTACAAGAGTAAGTAAAAGAGTGGTGATTTATTTCTTCCTTTAATAAACAGAAAGAGGCTACACGCATGCTGAGTGTGATTGACAGGGCTCTCTCTGCATGTCCTGCCTGGATGCACAGATTGCACGATTGGTCAAACTCTCCAAGGGGCGGAGCCTCATAACCAGCTGCCAATCAGTAAATTAGGAATGAACATTACAGATGAAGCTGTAaaatacactacgttcagactgcaacctgaaacgacccatatccgatttgttgtgaaatccgatttttttgttaggccgttcacattaccaattatatgagacttgtatgcgatctccagtatgaacggaaaacgacccaaaagtgtcccgcatgcgcaaattgacacgtaataagcacatctacgtaatacgtaaacaaaaaaaaagcgcactcttcaagtttgcaagtaaggcatggagatgaggcgagacctggcgatgtggtttttgtggcggcggaactcgcacaataatctgattaatgtgggcagcagactaatgagaccgaaggtgtcaaattactggaaatttccagaacaatcttataatcttgtaatacaggatggtttaagttataaatcagttatagaaactgttttatttaatcagatttaatcaggctaacagataaacatccaggtccctcccaaatccaccattagcttgatcaattctataaaagtctatttaaattctgaaaactgtacaaatgttgttgtttcccaccaaagaggcgggattagccaacgcagaatagtgacgtttgtctcttgttgatgacgtgtaggtcgcatgaatgcgacctgtccggtcagactgcagtcgcatgtgaaaataacggatatgcatcggaattaggaccacatatccaagcagcctgggtcgcatgtgaaaaaaatcggatctgtgtcgttcagattgtcaatgacaatcggatacaggtcgcatatgggcaaaaaaatcggatatgggtcgtttcagggtgcagtctgaacgtagtcataaaGTTCTGCTCTGTGGGATTATTTGAGTTTATTTCTGAAACCTGGAGTTTATCAGTCAGGCTCGTTAGCTCGCTGTTACTTGCCACTTAAAATGGGCGACATGACGCCAACCTAACAATGACCTGATTTTAGAAAAGTCTCTCGATGCTTGTACTTATGAGAAGAGACCAGAAATTAAACTAGAGGGTGATGTTTTAAGTCaaaagtcagattttttttttaaaatcctgtCGTGGTACAGTAACATCAATGATCTGTTTATTAtccaacatttctattggattaaggtcgggaCTTGGCCTTTCAAAAACatgaattttattcttctttagtcaTTCTTTGTTAAACGACAACCCTAAGTGCACAAATCCACTCTGAGTGCCGTCACGTACCTCACACTGATCCTCATTGTTGATGTCTTTTAATCAGGTATTTCAACAGCTTCAAAGAGCTGGATTATGCTCGAGCAGGGAATGTGGCACAGATGGCGGTGACACTTGACGAGGGGCCGCTGGAACAGTTCTCCCACTCCATGGAGCCTCAGCTAAGACAGTTAGGACTGCCCACAGCGCTTAAAAAAGGTAACGACGCCCAGATACCAGCTTACGAACCTCACTGATCAGACTCgtctttaaaaatacatcactgaaGGTTTACGCTGATCACGGCACACATCAGTGCTGATGTTTTAGGGTGAGGAAGGACCACAGTGACTCTCAGTGACTGGTTTACGAACTGGTGGGGAGGGAATGAATTCTTCTGATTCATTAATAAAAGAAATTCTAATCGTTGAAAACTGACTGTAATGTAAGAGGAATTAGACACTTCAGGTCATgtggttattggaaaataatcagtgatggggttgtaacagtaactccgcttcatcacaccattccagtgctgattattttcctagaataGCACCACCCAGTGTTATTTCTTACTGATAGGACAGTGTTAGTAGAGCAGCTTCTCTTGAGCAATAAATCCCTCTAATAAACAGATGTGAGATGTTGTTCTTTCTTTATGAAATCTTTCTGCAGGAGTCGTTACGTTATTAAAGGACTATGAAGTGTGTAAAGAAGGAGACACGCTCACTCCTGAACAAGCCCGTATTCTGGTGAGTCGGCTTTTtacaccatgtgtaatttcactgagGGAGAAAGTGGAAACGTGTGCACGGCCGTGAAGCTGCAATACGCTGCGTTCAGGAACAATTCGGTTTAAACCGCTACCAAATATAACGTAGATCATGTGAGCGAGAATCATCTTACATATGTAAGATAAATGTATCACTTGGTGAAGCTCTGAGTAATGCTGTTGTATTTAACAATTCACTGAAGTCGGtgtaattatttttaaataatattggctggctttttttgtgtgtggtttatcagatatattccattcagctagcatgatattgaatgtgggctgcacggtggtgtagtggttaacgctgtcgcctcacagcaagaaggtcctgggttcgagccccgtggctggcgagggcctttctgtgcggagtttgcatgttctccccgtgtccgcgtgggtttcctccgggtgctccggtttcccccacagtccaaagacatgcaggttaggttaactggtgactctaaattgagcgtaggtgtgaatgtgggtgtgaatggttgtgtgtctatgtgtcagccctgtgatgacctggcgacttgtccagggtgaaccccgcctttcgcccgtagtcagctgggataggctccagctcgcctgcga belongs to Neoarius graeffei isolate fNeoGra1 chromosome 26, fNeoGra1.pri, whole genome shotgun sequence and includes:
- the mrto4 gene encoding mRNA turnover protein 4 homolog, which codes for MPKSKRDKKVSLTKTVKKGLERKQHLIEELQKCVDTYRYVFIFSVENMRNSKLKDVRTAWKHSRFFFGKNKVMMVALGKGPTDEYKDNLHKVSKFLRGEVGVLFTNKTKEDVQEYFNSFKELDYARAGNVAQMAVTLDEGPLEQFSHSMEPQLRQLGLPTALKKGVVTLLKDYEVCKEGDTLTPEQARILKLFGIEMAEFKVTVKCMWNSETGDFTLLAEGDEEAEQEKDDDDDDEDSS